The following proteins come from a genomic window of Kocuria palustris:
- a CDS encoding DEAD/DEAH box helicase has protein sequence MTLLSALSPALAAAGSRYLRGDFARNPLSSDEIYEGFHGWAAEAGIELYPHQDEAVLEFAGGANVILATPTGSGKSLVAMGAHFAAMARGQRSYYTAPLKALVSEKFFALCQAFGAENVGMVTGDSAVNPDAPIVCCTAEILANIALREGSDADLGPVVMDEFHFYADPQRGWAWQVPLIELPQAQFLLMSATLGDVTRFDDRMRELTGRDTAVVDDAERPVPLSYYYSEVPVHEQIDELVSTHQAPVYVVHFSQLQAMDQAQALMSVNVLSKEEKEQVAEMIAGFRFAAGFGKTLNRLVRHGIGVHHAGMLPKYRRLVEQLAQRGLLKVICGTDTLGVGINVPIRTVLITALSKFDGNRTRRLNAREFHQIAGRAGRAGFDTQGTVVVQAPEHDIENKRALEKARRKHGDDEKKLRQIPRKKPPQGFVAWSRKTFETLIEAQPEPLRASFHITHAMLLNLLQRPGDPVRATAHLIAHTDAPAPERRQMVRDALSILRELLATEVVEKLPEPDEHGSRYRLTIDLQENFALNSPLSPFALAALTLLDPEAPEYTLDIVSVIEATLDRPRQVLIMQEKKAKTEALATMKAEGLEYNERMRELDEITWPMPLREMLEDAFETYRTSAPWVAQHELTPKSVVRDMFERAMTFGDYVQHYGLARSEGILLRYLSDAYRALRQTVPQDLRTEPFDDLVEWLGETIRQTDNSLLDEWEKLTEGGSPAGTPQDSVEELLEEQAPAITRNPRAFRVMVRNALFQRVELFADEKEKVLGALDGESGWDRERWAEAMDAYFGEYQDIYTDAQSRGPALIRIDERPEGLDGFWSVQQVFDDPEGHHDFGINARIDLAASDEDGFPVVRVDNVGPITETGR, from the coding sequence CCATGGCCCGGGGACAGCGCTCGTACTACACCGCCCCGCTCAAGGCGCTCGTGTCGGAGAAGTTCTTCGCGCTGTGCCAGGCCTTCGGGGCGGAGAACGTCGGCATGGTCACCGGCGACTCCGCGGTCAACCCGGACGCGCCGATCGTGTGCTGCACGGCGGAGATCCTGGCCAACATCGCGCTGCGCGAGGGCTCGGACGCCGACCTCGGGCCCGTCGTCATGGACGAGTTCCACTTCTACGCCGACCCGCAGCGCGGCTGGGCCTGGCAGGTGCCGCTGATCGAGCTGCCGCAGGCCCAGTTCCTGCTGATGTCCGCCACCCTGGGCGACGTCACCCGGTTCGACGACCGGATGCGCGAGCTCACCGGTCGGGACACCGCCGTCGTCGACGACGCCGAGCGCCCGGTCCCGCTGAGCTACTACTACTCGGAGGTCCCGGTCCACGAGCAGATCGACGAGCTGGTGAGCACGCATCAGGCGCCCGTCTACGTGGTCCACTTCTCCCAGCTGCAGGCCATGGACCAGGCACAGGCGCTGATGAGCGTCAACGTGCTGTCCAAGGAGGAGAAGGAGCAGGTCGCCGAGATGATCGCCGGCTTCCGCTTCGCGGCCGGCTTCGGCAAGACCCTGAACCGGCTCGTGCGCCACGGGATCGGCGTCCATCACGCGGGGATGCTGCCCAAGTACCGGCGGCTCGTGGAGCAGCTGGCCCAGCGCGGTCTGCTCAAGGTCATCTGCGGCACCGACACCCTGGGGGTGGGCATCAACGTCCCCATCCGCACCGTGCTGATCACCGCGCTGTCCAAGTTCGACGGCAACCGCACCAGGCGGCTCAATGCGCGCGAGTTCCACCAGATCGCAGGCCGCGCAGGGCGTGCGGGATTCGACACCCAGGGCACCGTCGTGGTGCAGGCTCCCGAGCACGACATCGAGAACAAGAGGGCGCTGGAGAAGGCGCGACGCAAGCATGGGGACGATGAGAAGAAGCTGCGTCAGATCCCGCGCAAGAAGCCCCCGCAGGGCTTCGTGGCGTGGTCGCGCAAGACCTTCGAGACCCTCATCGAGGCCCAGCCCGAGCCGCTGCGGGCGTCGTTCCACATCACGCACGCCATGCTGCTGAACCTGCTGCAGCGCCCTGGAGACCCCGTCCGGGCGACCGCCCATCTGATCGCCCACACGGACGCCCCGGCACCGGAGCGCCGCCAGATGGTCCGCGATGCCCTGTCGATACTGCGCGAGCTGCTGGCCACCGAGGTCGTCGAGAAGCTGCCCGAGCCGGATGAGCACGGCAGCCGCTACCGTCTCACCATCGACCTGCAGGAGAACTTCGCCCTCAACAGCCCGCTCTCGCCGTTCGCCCTGGCCGCGCTCACCCTGTTAGATCCGGAGGCGCCGGAGTACACGCTGGACATCGTCTCCGTCATCGAGGCCACCCTGGACCGTCCGCGCCAGGTGCTGATCATGCAGGAGAAGAAGGCCAAGACCGAGGCCCTGGCCACCATGAAGGCCGAGGGCCTCGAGTACAACGAGCGGATGCGCGAGCTCGACGAGATCACCTGGCCCATGCCGCTGCGAGAGATGCTCGAGGACGCGTTCGAGACCTACCGCACCTCCGCCCCCTGGGTTGCCCAGCACGAGCTGACGCCCAAGTCGGTCGTCCGCGACATGTTCGAGCGCGCCATGACCTTCGGGGACTACGTCCAGCACTACGGGCTGGCCCGCTCCGAGGGCATCCTGCTGCGCTACCTCTCGGACGCCTACCGCGCGCTGCGCCAGACCGTGCCCCAGGACCTGCGCACCGAGCCGTTCGACGACCTCGTCGAGTGGCTCGGCGAGACCATCCGCCAGACGGACAACTCCCTGCTCGACGAGTGGGAGAAGCTCACCGAGGGCGGCTCCCCCGCCGGCACCCCGCAGGACTCCGTCGAGGAGCTGCTCGAGGAGCAGGCCCCCGCGATCACCCGCAATCCTCGGGCCTTCCGGGTCATGGTGCGCAATGCGCTGTTCCAGCGCGTGGAGCTGTTCGCCGACGAGAAGGAGAAGGTCCTGGGCGCCCTCGACGGCGAGTCCGGCTGGGACCGGGAGCGTTGGGCGGAGGCCATGGACGCCTACTTCGGCGAGTACCAGGACATCTACACCGATGCTCAGTCCCGCGGTCCCGCACTGATCCGCATCGACGAGAGGCCCGAGGGCCTGGACGGCTTCTGGAGCGTCCAGCAGGTCTTCGACGACCCCGAAGGCCACCACGACTTCGGGATCAACGCCAGGATCGACCTGGCGGCCTCGGACGAGGACGGATTCCCCGTGGTGCGCGTCGACAACGTGGGCCCTATCACCGAGACCGGCAGATAA